In Sander vitreus isolate 19-12246 chromosome 12, sanVit1, whole genome shotgun sequence, the following proteins share a genomic window:
- the LOC144526158 gene encoding uncharacterized protein LOC144526158 isoform X6: MSRPNRLLAANRSELSPDPSTEETGAEKEQEKNAKPKQEKGGIFSGMFKKSLKPTKAAQTDEPEKGGLFSGILKKSPKLSEAPRLEEAILSAQKDLSASNDSLSEAANTKEKGGASSGLFQKPSRRADGPPTEESHVDELSGSSDALNTKIESPDSDLSTTTENLPENKQEKGGGLFSRLLKKTPKASGESTESPEREAPKKLSVSNDSLSENNTTKEKNIFWNIFKKPLKPVEGAAADKELEVNREIRLSGSCENLSDTTVPKAKETERPEEQGDQGQSGGESQGDQGQSGGESQEKQGGLAGIFKRSPSIDNLFDEEKGGLFSGLKKTPKASRDETVAEDKDDQNELSASNDSLFDNSNTKEKSIFSGMFKKTHKPADGTTTDEESNEDKKLSASWENLLEANTYKEKTGGLAGIFKRSYKPAPRSIANEDPLSDTLALSASCGSLAETAEDNLSAVGELSNSNDSLSEARSTTKKKKGGLAEMFRRTPKTEQQESEDMEAPERGSKKRRVVSFRVKKTLPKIQKLDLPSQSSDKMPLIEEAVELQELNRAHESTVEVQTLEMAAYPTEDNPLESEENDDLMEWWSTVKGWAEWNETSNFHEDDGQMSMEQAADRVYMAACLFVRLFNKRGASLQRGILELLALADAADDFHKKTVKAAVGGGVASVAGSLTTITGLILAPFTFGASIIVTAVGISVATAGSITSATANITDTVHSNMDRKKLEKMIQGYQEEISDIRECLEFVQAGMDTLQEWDFEKYSKSVAEKALNHNLRHVMKEGGMAGKALLINTNKLVSTVQVLGAAGGVAKAAQAISVTTGVMSALFLALDIFFLAKDSHQLRKGAKTKFATKIREVCKELQDGLLELNKVKTQLQKTMDGIEVEVEEEVEVEVEEDEEVEEEVDDDPRKLAELEQELDLLEEQLDRKVEEEQKSKDMGKEHLKSKKKEKSVKEKEEPEENKDQDEMADKDAKTEGKKKIKKGKGEGESKIESKLEKISEEEKEQNNKTVKAAKEDVLKEQSQIGKKDKETENRKQDQAKEDNCTNKMTDEKEKEKKKTGKELCQETATGREDWEREWRSSREEPDLKSLRRGRTARRDDHRERGGEEQESRRERRKFERAGGEEEEERGKRKEDKERRGSDGGREQEHGHRDGLYI; this comes from the exons GAGAAAGGAGGTGCGTCCAGCGGATTATTCCAGAAGCCCTCCAGACGTGCAGACGGTCCTCCTACAGAGGAA TCACATGTCGATGAGCTCTCAGGCAGCAGTGATGCTCTTAACACCAAG ATCGAGTCTCCTGACAGTGATCTTTCAACCACCACCGAGAATTTACCTGAGaacaaacag GAGAAAGGTGGAGGGCTGTTCAGCAGACTCCTCAAAAAGACTCCCAAAGCATCGGGAGAAAGCACAGAGTCACCG GAACGAGAAGCTCCGAAAAAGCTGTCGGTCAGCAATGACAGCCTGTCTGAGAATAACACCACGAAG gagaaaaatattttttggaaCATTTTTAAGAAGCCACTGAAACCAGTAGAGGGCGCTGCAGCAGACAAG GAGCTGGAGGTGAACAGAGAAATACGGTTATCTGGGAGCTGTGAGAATCTGTCTGACACCACGGTCCCAAAG gcaaaggagacagaaagacctgaggaacagggagaccagggacagtcaggtggagagtctcagggagaccagggacagtcaggtggagagtctcag GAGAAACAAGGCGGCCTGGCGGGCATCTTTAAAAGATCACCCAGTATTGACAACCTGTTTGATGAG GAGAAAGGCGGGCTGTTCAGCGGACTAAAGAAAACACCCAAAGCGTCCAGAGACGAGACCGTTGCAGAG GACAAAGATGACCAGAATGAGCTGTCAGCAAGTAATGACAGTCTGTTTGACAACAGCAACACCAAG GAGAAAAGTATTTTCAGTGGCATGTTTAAGAAGACTCATAAACCAGCAGATGGGACTACAACAGATGAG GAATCAAACGAGGATAAGAAGTTATCTGCCAGCTGGGAAAATCTGTTAGAAGCAAACACATACAAG GAGAAGACTGGAGGACTGGCAGGGATCTTCAAGAGGTCTTACAAACCAGCTCCGCGCTCGATCGCTAATGAG GATCCTCTCAGTGACACATTGGCGTTGTCCGCCAGCTGCGGCAGCCTCGCAGAAACTGCCGAG gataATCTTTCAGCAGTTGGTGAATTGTCGAATAGTAACGATAGTCTTTCTGAAGCTAGAAGCACCACGAAG aagaaaaaaggaggGTTGGCTGAAATGTTCAGGAGGACGCCCAAAACAGAACAACAG GAAAGCGAGGACATGGAGGCACCGGAAAGAGGCAGCAAGAAAAGACGA GTTGTGTCATTCCGAGTCAAGAAAACTCTTCCCAAAATACAGAAGCTTGATCTACCTTCACAG AGTTCAGACAAGATGCCTCTTATTGAGGAGGCTGTAGAGCTGCAGGAGCTGAACCGAGCACAT GAGAGCACAGTAGAGGTCCAGACTTTGGAGATGGCAGCTTACCCTACTGAAGACAACCCTCTGGAATCTGAG GAAAATGATGATTTGATGGAGTGGTGGAGCACAGTCAAAG GATGGGCAGAGTGGAACGAGACATCTAATTTCCACGAGGATGATGGGCAAAT GTCGATGGAGCAGGCAGCTGACCGTGTCTACATGGCAGCCTGTCTCTTTGTGCGTCTTTTCAACAAGCGGGGGGCGTCCTTACAGCGTGGCATCCTGGAGCTGTTGGCTCTGGCCGACGCTGCCGATGATTTCCACAAAAAGACGGTGAAAGCTGCTGTGGGTGGAGGGGTGGCCAGTGTTGCTGGCAGCCTGACAACAATCACAGGGCTCATTCTGGCGCCTTTCACCTTTGGCGCCTCCATTATTGTCACGGCGGTGGGGATCAGTGTGGCGACGGCGGGCAGCATCACCTCAGCAACAGCCAAcatcacagatacagttcacTCTAACATGGACCGTAAGAAGCTGGAGAAGATGATCCAGGGCTACCAGGAGGAGATCAGCGACATCAGGGAGTGTTTGGAGTTTGTGCAG GCAggtatggacaccctgcaggaGTGGGACTTTGAGAAATACTCAAAGAGCGTCGCCGAAAAGGCTCTGAACCACAACCTCCGGCATGTGATGAAGGAGGGCGGCATGGCCGGAAAAGCCCTGTtgatcaacacaaacaaactggtcagCACTGTGCAGGTTTTAGGCGCTGCAGGCGGTGTTGCCAAAGCCGCCCAGGCCATCAGCGTCACCACAGGGGTAATGTCAGCGCTCTTCCTGGCTCTGGATATTTTCTTCCTCGCCAAAGACTCCCACCAGCTCCGCAAGGGCGCCAAGACCAAGTTCGCCACCAAGATCAGGGAGGTGTGTAAAGAACTCCAGGACGGCCTCCTGGAGCTGAACAAGGTGAAGACGCAGCTGCAGAAGACCATGGATGGCAtcgaggtggaggtggaggaggaggtggaggtggaggtggaggaggatgaggaggtggaggaggaagtcGACGACGATCCCAGGAAGCTGGCTGAGCTGGAGCAGGAACTGGACCTACTGGAGGAGCAACTGGACAGGAAGGTTGAGGAGGAGCAGAAGAGTAAAGATATGGGGAAGGAACATTTGAAAAgtaagaagaaagagaagagcgTGAAGGAAAAAGAAGAGCCAGAGGAAAATAAGGACCAAGATGAGATGGCAGATAAGGATGCCAAGACAGAGGGAAAGAAGAAAATTAAGAAGGGAAAAGGTGAGGGAGAAAGCAAGATTGAGTCAAAATTAGAGAAGATTTCTGAAGAGGAAAAGGAGCAGAACAACAAGACTGTCAAAGCAGCCAAAGAGGATGTTTTAAAAGAACAATCTCAGATAGGAAAGAAGGACAAAGAAACTGAGAACCGCAAGCAAGACCAGGCAAAAGAAGACAATTGTACAAATAAAATGACCGacgagaaggagaaagagaaaaagaaaactggaAAAGAACTATGTCAGGAAACGGCGACGGGAAGAGAGGATTGGGAAAGAGAGTGGCGGAGCAGCAGGGAGGAACCTGACCTAAAGAGTCTCCGCAGGGGAAGAACAGCTCGGCGTGATGACCacagggagaggggaggggaggaacAGGAGAGTAGGCGCGAGAGGAGGAAGTTTGAGAGAGCagggggtgaggaggaggaggagagggggaagagGAAAGAGGATAAGGAGCGGAGAGGAAGTGACGGAGGCAGAGAGCAGGAACACGGCCACCGAGATGGTCTgtatatttaa
- the LOC144526161 gene encoding putative ferric-chelate reductase 1 yields the protein MERGLILLVAALGVYVASGVQGTSNLSFSNNTQVNISHNGCGVTKLCVRTPGNCDPTGNTSCLFASVISSTPIAPNGYEMSFQLRGDSMGYIALGLTVNASVGTTMLFICTENSTNNGSFFFQAMDQNNTNGVLTPAERITTEIRGIVNGNVIKCEFTVPKMNSTTFSILLGTGTLLGNGFSSFNMSLNSGLLNLTNPASNVPTTVPPVVNPTMASTTMANTTMANTTMANTTMANTTMANSIGAVQPHAVLLLLSVLTLSVMLRA from the exons ATGGAACGAGGATTGATCCTGTTGGTTGCTGCATTGGGGGTTTATGTGGCATCGGGTGTCCAAGGCACGTCTAACTTGTCATTTTCCAATAATACACAG GTGAACATCTCTCATAATGGTTGTGGAGTCACTAAACTGTGTGTGCGGACTCCAGGCAACTGTGATCCAACTGGAAACACCAGCTGTCTGTTTGCATCTGTGATCTCCAGCACCCCAATAGCACCCAACGGCTATGAAATGTCCTTCCAACTCAGGGGAGACTCCATGGGATACATCGCACTGGGACTCACTGTGAATGCTTCAGTT GGTACAACCATGCTTTTCATCTGCACTGAAAATAGCACCAACAATGGGAGCTTCTTCTTCCAGGCGATGGATCAGAACAACACCAACGGCGTTCTCACTCCAGCTGAGAGG ATAACAACAGAAATCCGTGGCATCGTAAACGGAAATGTGATCAAGTGTGAGTTCACTGTCCCGAAAATGAACAGCACCACCTTCTCCATCCTCCTCGGGACTGGGACTCTGCTTGGTA ATGGTTTCAGCTCCTTCAACATGTCCCTGAACAGCGGCCTTCTGAATCTCACCAACCCAGCCAGCAACGTCCCCACCACAGTACCACCAGTGGTCAACCCAACAATGGCCAGCACAACAATGGCCAACACAACAATGGCCAACACAACAATGGCCAACACAACAATGGCCAACACAACAATGGCCAACAGCATTGGAGCTGTCCAGCCTCACG CTGTGCTGCTCCTGCTGAGTGTCCTCACACTATCCGTCATGCTGAGAGCCTGA